The bacterium region TGACTGGGGTAATTTTTTGATTGCATCCCCAAATTCATTTTCTGCCTCCGCATATTTTCCCAGTTTAATTAATATAATGCCCATGTTATTTTGAGCTAACCCGAGTTTAGGGGCTAATTCTATTGCCTTTTTATAGGCATTTTCAGCCTCAATAAGTCTATTCATTTTTCCCAGGATAATTCCGTAATTATAGTGGGCAATGACCAGCTCTGGATTTATTCGGATAGCCCTTCTAAATTCTTTTTCTGCTTCATCATAGGCCTCTTCCTTAGCCAATGAAATCCCGATATTAATGTGTGTTAGGGGATTAATTTCTTCCTCCCCTTGAGTTAATAATACCTCATTTTCCATTTTTATTTACCTCTGCCATTTTAAATTATCATATCATATCGATAACCTTCTGTCAACTAAAAAAATTAGTCGGGTCTGTGATTCAGACAGTAGACTATGGACATCAGACCTCAAACTTTAGTTAATTAGTATTCATTCGTAAAATTCGTGTCATTCGTGGTAAAAAAAATTTCTTGACTTACAAAAATGTTGATGTTATAATGATTTTATGGATAAGAAGTTCGTAGGACTTATTCCAGCCAGAGGGGGGTCTAAAAATATCCCTTTGAAAAACATAAAACCACTTCAAGGCATTCCTTTGATTGCCTACACCATTGAAGAGGCATTGAAATCAAAATATTTAGATAGAATAATTGTCTCAACAGATGATGACCAGATTGCAAAGATTTCTAAAGAATACGGGGCTGAGGTGCCATTCTTAAGACCAGCAGAATTAGCCACTGATACCGCACCAACCTTACCTGTAATTCAACATGCCTTGAGGTATCTTGAGTCTGAAGGATATATCTCGGATTTTGTCGTTTTGTTACAGCCAACCTCGCCATTACGCCCGGTAAAATACATTGATGCGGCAATTGAGAAAATTCTGGAGACAGATGCAGATTCGGTTATTACCATTACCGAGTCGGAGATTCATCCGTACTGGATGT contains the following coding sequences:
- a CDS encoding acylneuraminate cytidylyltransferase family protein, whose product is MDKKFVGLIPARGGSKNIPLKNIKPLQGIPLIAYTIEEALKSKYLDRIIVSTDDDQIAKISKEYGAEVPFLRPAELATDTAPTLPVIQHALRYLESEGYISDFVVLLQPTSPLRPVKYIDAAIEKILETDADSVITITESEIHPYWMCKLEGDKVSPFIKTNSSLRRQDLPVIYRLNGAVVVSKTEVILSGKSYQEQDVRAIIMESIYSIDIDTPLDFYLAERLMELKNTDSFTLLI